The Acidimicrobiales bacterium genome has a segment encoding these proteins:
- a CDS encoding metallophosphoesterase family protein, translating to MQAVCKPLGVRIALVSDIHGNRQALEAVIADATTRGVDRWWALGDLVAIGPDPVPTLELLADLPAVQVTRGNTERYVLTDDRPPPHADDVLAEPELLPLYGVIQRSFAWTAGALAATGWLDWLRDLPLELRLTLPDRTRVLGVHASPGRDDGDGITPQRSEDNLRRDLEGSDAQLVVAGHTHQPTDRIVGDVRAVNLGSVSNPITDDLRASYAILHADRHGHRHGHRIEHCRVSYDRDAFLASIARSGHPAADYIASFQHGKQVRHPAQQPGAPDPIA from the coding sequence GTGCAGGCCGTCTGCAAGCCTCTCGGGGTGAGGATCGCTCTGGTGTCGGACATCCACGGCAACCGCCAAGCGCTCGAGGCCGTGATCGCTGACGCCACCACGCGGGGCGTCGACCGGTGGTGGGCGCTGGGTGACCTCGTCGCGATCGGTCCCGATCCCGTCCCGACACTCGAGTTGCTCGCCGACCTGCCCGCCGTGCAGGTCACCCGGGGCAACACCGAGCGCTACGTGCTGACAGACGACCGACCGCCGCCCCACGCCGACGATGTCCTTGCCGAGCCCGAGCTGCTTCCGCTCTACGGAGTGATCCAGCGCTCGTTCGCCTGGACCGCCGGAGCGCTCGCAGCCACCGGCTGGCTCGACTGGTTGCGCGACCTCCCCCTCGAACTGCGCCTGACGTTGCCCGACAGGACCAGGGTGCTCGGCGTCCACGCCTCACCGGGTCGAGACGACGGCGACGGCATCACCCCACAACGGAGCGAGGACAACCTCCGACGCGACCTGGAAGGCAGCGACGCCCAGCTCGTCGTCGCCGGCCACACACACCAACCGACCGACCGGATCGTGGGAGACGTTCGGGCGGTGAACCTCGGCAGCGTGAGCAACCCGATCACCGACGACCTGCGGGCCAGCTACGCCATCCTCCACGCAGACCGACACGGACACCGACACGGACACCGCATCGAACACTGCCGCGTCAGCTACGACCGCGACGCATTCCTCGCATCGATAGCCCGCTCCGGCCACCCAGCAGCGGACTACATCGCCTCATTCCAACACGGCAAACAGGTACGCCATCCGGCACAACAGCCAGGAGCGCCGGACCCGATCGCATGA